Proteins encoded in a region of the Candidatus Zixiibacteriota bacterium genome:
- the pyrH gene encoding UMP kinase: MSAAAAKNRSPRYRRILLKMSGEILAGQSGWGIDLDVLTALAAQVKDVVTGGTQTALVIGGGNIFRGAVASAEAGIQRATADQMGMLGTVINALAMQDALEQIEIPTRVMTAVEMESMAEPYIRRRAVRHLEKGRVVIMAAGTGHPYFTTDTAAALRALEIGADVLLKGTKVDGVYSSDPKRDSSARRFDALTFTDALRDELHVMDATALAMCRDNDMPVIVFNLLDADNLARVVAGEAVGTIVTAS; encoded by the coding sequence ATGAGTGCGGCTGCCGCGAAGAACAGGTCGCCGCGATACAGGCGCATCCTCCTGAAAATGTCCGGCGAGATCCTCGCCGGGCAATCGGGATGGGGGATCGATCTTGACGTTCTGACGGCCCTGGCGGCGCAGGTTAAGGATGTCGTCACCGGCGGCACACAGACCGCTTTGGTCATCGGCGGCGGTAACATTTTCCGCGGTGCCGTGGCATCGGCCGAAGCGGGAATACAACGCGCCACGGCCGATCAGATGGGAATGCTCGGCACCGTGATCAATGCGCTGGCGATGCAGGATGCACTGGAGCAGATCGAGATACCAACCCGTGTCATGACAGCCGTTGAGATGGAATCGATGGCCGAGCCCTACATCCGCCGCCGCGCCGTGCGCCATCTCGAAAAGGGGCGCGTGGTGATCATGGCGGCCGGGACCGGACATCCGTATTTCACCACCGATACGGCGGCGGCCTTGCGGGCACTCGAAATCGGCGCGGACGTACTCCTGAAAGGGACGAAGGTCGACGGCGTCTATTCCTCCGATCCCAAGCGCGATTCCTCGGCGCGTCGATTCGACGCCCTCACCTTCACCGATGCACTCCGCGATGAACTGCATGTCATGGATGCCACCGCGCTGGCCATGTGCCGCGACAATGACATGCCCGTCATCGTATTCAATCTCCTCGACGCGGACAATCTCGCGCGTGTCGTGGCCGGTGAGGCGGTCGGCACCATTGTTACTGCTTCGTAG
- the frr gene encoding ribosome recycling factor translates to MQKAVAATQRELASVRTGKASAALLEPVRVSYYGSEVPLSQAASISVPEARMIVVQPWEKQMTGEISKAILKAELGLNPIVDGNLIRVPIPALNEERRRDMVKLVKRHAEEGKVAVRNIRRDANDHLKKAEKDKTISEDVHHRLSDEIQKLTDEFIAQIDKMVTAKEAEVMEV, encoded by the coding sequence ATGCAGAAGGCGGTCGCCGCCACACAACGGGAACTGGCGTCAGTGCGCACCGGCAAAGCCAGCGCTGCACTCCTGGAGCCGGTTCGGGTGAGTTATTATGGCAGCGAAGTGCCGCTCAGTCAGGCTGCTTCGATTTCAGTCCCCGAGGCGCGTATGATTGTGGTACAGCCGTGGGAGAAGCAAATGACCGGAGAAATCTCCAAGGCGATCCTCAAGGCCGAGTTGGGGCTGAATCCCATCGTTGATGGCAACCTCATCCGCGTCCCAATTCCGGCACTGAACGAAGAACGACGCCGCGACATGGTGAAACTGGTTAAACGCCACGCCGAAGAAGGCAAGGTTGCCGTCCGCAACATCCGCCGTGATGCCAACGACCACCTCAAGAAGGCCGAGAAAGACAAGACGATATCCGAGGATGTGCATCACCGTCTCTCCGATGAAATCCAGAAGCTGACCGACGAATTCATCGCCCAGATCGACAAAATGGTCACCGCCAAGGAGGCGGAGGTCATGGAGGTCTGA
- a CDS encoding isoprenyl transferase, producing the protein MPVDSAIALPQRTIAPAVDRLSRVLTAPSRPAHVAIIMDGNGRWAAKRGLPRSAGHRAGVRAVKRIVKAAAEAEIGYLTLYAFSIENWERPKSEISALMRLLYETTKRELREMAENNVRIMTTGNTNALPRSQRDAILEAIERTRDNTGMVLNLALNYGGRAEIIAAVRAIAAEVAGGSLAVDDINERVFVRHLQTNGLPDPDLLIRTSGEQRLSNFLLWQTSYTELYITDTLWPDFSADDFYDALIEYQSRERRFGRVGPSEK; encoded by the coding sequence ATGCCGGTCGACAGCGCCATCGCGTTGCCTCAGCGGACTATCGCGCCCGCCGTGGACCGCTTGTCACGCGTTCTGACCGCGCCGTCGCGCCCCGCACACGTGGCGATCATCATGGATGGCAACGGCCGTTGGGCGGCCAAACGCGGCCTGCCGCGCTCGGCAGGGCACCGGGCGGGTGTTCGCGCGGTCAAACGCATCGTCAAAGCCGCCGCCGAGGCCGAGATCGGGTACCTGACGCTGTACGCGTTTTCCATCGAGAACTGGGAACGGCCCAAAAGTGAGATTTCAGCGCTCATGCGTCTGCTGTATGAGACGACCAAGCGCGAACTGCGCGAAATGGCCGAGAACAATGTCCGCATCATGACCACCGGCAACACCAACGCGCTGCCACGCAGCCAGCGCGACGCGATCCTCGAAGCGATCGAGCGCACGCGCGACAACACCGGGATGGTGCTCAATCTCGCGCTCAACTACGGCGGGAGAGCGGAGATCATCGCCGCCGTGCGCGCCATCGCCGCGGAAGTGGCCGGCGGCTCGCTGGCCGTCGACGACATCAACGAGCGTGTCTTCGTCCGCCATCTCCAGACCAATGGCTTGCCCGATCCCGACCTGTTGATCCGAACGTCGGGTGAACAACGGCTCTCCAACTTCCTGCTGTGGCAAACGTCATACACTGAGCTCTACATTACGGACACGCTGTGGCCGGACTTCTCCGCCGATGACTTCTACGACGCACTGATCGAGTATCAGTCGCGCGAGCGGCGCTTTGGTCGTGTAGGCCCGTCCGAAAAGTAA
- a CDS encoding phosphatidate cytidylyltransferase yields MRTLITRIAVAVVAIPLLLWVFQQGGWWLQGLIVVLIVIGTGEAERLLRIAGKPAEFGTPAVLAVLVAFAVSPMTRFYLHLVAPVVVLIAGLLALGQRRSERAWDSAVGTITIAFWLGLGFGALAALRGQRADIGFALLLFLFANLWIGDTAAYLFGKLLGKRRLAESISPNKTIAGAVAQVLSSAVIGLVFFLFHWLPGGWMFCVSAALTIAIVGQAGDLFESCLKRMAGVKDSSAVIPGHGGVLDRFDSTLFAAPSLWVLVRLWGL; encoded by the coding sequence GTGCGCACACTGATCACTCGCATCGCCGTCGCCGTCGTCGCCATCCCGCTGTTGCTGTGGGTGTTCCAGCAGGGGGGATGGTGGCTGCAGGGACTGATCGTTGTCCTGATCGTGATCGGTACCGGCGAAGCCGAACGGCTGCTGCGCATTGCCGGGAAGCCGGCGGAATTCGGGACCCCTGCCGTCCTCGCGGTCCTCGTGGCATTCGCCGTCAGTCCGATGACTCGGTTCTATCTGCATCTGGTGGCCCCCGTTGTTGTCCTGATTGCGGGGTTGCTGGCGCTCGGTCAGCGGCGCTCCGAACGCGCATGGGACAGCGCCGTCGGGACGATCACCATAGCGTTCTGGCTCGGGCTGGGATTCGGCGCACTGGCGGCGCTGCGCGGACAGCGCGCCGACATCGGGTTTGCGCTGCTGTTATTCCTGTTCGCCAATCTGTGGATCGGAGACACGGCGGCGTATTTGTTTGGTAAGCTGCTCGGCAAACGTCGTCTCGCGGAGTCAATTTCGCCCAACAAGACCATCGCGGGCGCCGTCGCCCAGGTCTTGTCGTCGGCGGTTATCGGCTTGGTGTTCTTCCTGTTTCATTGGCTGCCGGGCGGCTGGATGTTCTGTGTCTCAGCGGCATTGACCATTGCCATCGTCGGACAGGCGGGAGATTTGTTCGAATCGTGCCTCAAACGCATGGCCGGCGTCAAAGACTCCTCCGCCGTGATCCCCGGACATGGCGGCGTCCTCGACCGCTTTGATTCGACGCTGTTTGCTGCGCCGTCGCTTTGGGTCCTTGTCCGTCTTTGGGGTCTGTGA
- a CDS encoding UbiA family prenyltransferase, translated as MTTPDSISAKTRMPVVSICGRHTPLDYLFFTRPVLMPPVWTIALLGTAVSAHPGTTATRWLLFMLQLYCMAGGTYTLNQIADVESDRRNRKLFFLAEGLIAMRSAVVFTVALHSAAIVLGACLGLEYLLLTIILLALGVAYSAIGPDSLKNRPILGLLANAIGHGMLMFMLGSALNKSLTRDSALAAIPYALAVAAVYLATTVPDGDGDAASGKRTLAVWLGDRIAMIGASLCASATVVLTLLRTDDHLLIPSIVVLPLFAAAIWRPATFSARAAVASVVLLSIAASLAYPWYAPVVVAVIIGTRAFFMWRFRMTYPTFLPGR; from the coding sequence ATGACGACTCCGGATTCGATCTCCGCAAAGACCCGGATGCCGGTAGTATCGATCTGCGGCCGGCACACTCCGCTGGACTATCTGTTTTTTACACGTCCTGTCCTGATGCCGCCGGTGTGGACGATTGCACTGCTGGGCACTGCCGTTTCGGCACATCCCGGCACGACGGCGACACGCTGGCTGCTCTTCATGCTGCAGTTGTACTGCATGGCGGGCGGGACTTACACGCTCAACCAAATCGCCGATGTCGAATCGGACCGGCGCAACCGCAAGCTGTTCTTTCTCGCCGAAGGTTTGATCGCGATGCGATCAGCGGTTGTGTTCACTGTCGCGTTACACAGTGCCGCGATCGTGCTGGGCGCCTGTCTGGGACTGGAGTACCTGCTTTTAACGATCATTCTGCTCGCATTGGGTGTCGCCTACTCGGCGATCGGTCCCGATTCGCTGAAGAACCGTCCGATCCTCGGACTGCTGGCCAACGCCATCGGACACGGGATGCTCATGTTTATGCTCGGCTCTGCGCTGAACAAGTCGCTCACACGGGATTCAGCCCTCGCTGCCATTCCTTACGCGCTGGCGGTCGCGGCAGTGTATCTCGCGACGACCGTTCCCGACGGCGACGGAGATGCCGCCTCGGGCAAACGGACGCTGGCCGTCTGGCTCGGGGACAGGATCGCCATGATCGGCGCTTCACTGTGTGCGTCCGCGACCGTCGTCCTGACCTTGCTCCGAACGGATGACCATCTTCTGATTCCGTCCATCGTCGTTTTGCCTTTGTTTGCTGCGGCCATCTGGCGTCCCGCCACCTTCTCCGCGCGTGCGGCCGTGGCGTCGGTCGTGCTCCTCTCGATCGCGGCATCTCTCGCGTACCCATGGTATGCCCCTGTCGTCGTCGCCGTCATAATCGGGACACGCGCATTTTTTATGTGGCGCTTCCGGATGACCTATCCGACTTTCCTTCCGGGGAGGTAG
- a CDS encoding NlpC/P60 family protein yields the protein MSVSVHTRAHYMLFGLAMVVLVSACTPYPMYNNSGEAPDRHATQGDTDQSDEPNAEAGGVYAAAADERNRSDEVMPSAIEPRVFERVVDSYIGIPYAAGGDGKSGIDCSNLVSAVYRDYAGKRLPTSTRSQYRLPLQIAQDDLQVGDLVFFSLQGGHLPDHVGLYLGDGRFAHASESRGVIYSSVGIPYFRDAYRGARRVM from the coding sequence ATGTCAGTTTCAGTTCACACACGGGCACATTACATGCTGTTCGGTCTGGCGATGGTAGTGCTCGTTTCCGCGTGCACGCCGTACCCGATGTACAACAACAGCGGCGAGGCGCCCGATCGTCACGCCACGCAGGGCGATACCGACCAGTCCGACGAGCCGAATGCCGAAGCCGGCGGCGTATATGCCGCTGCCGCCGACGAACGCAACCGTTCCGACGAGGTCATGCCATCGGCGATCGAGCCGCGCGTCTTTGAACGGGTCGTCGACTCATACATCGGCATTCCCTACGCAGCGGGCGGTGACGGCAAAAGCGGGATCGATTGCTCAAACCTGGTCTCGGCCGTTTACCGTGATTATGCCGGCAAACGGCTGCCGACATCGACGCGATCACAGTATCGATTGCCGCTCCAGATTGCGCAGGACGATCTGCAGGTCGGGGATCTGGTCTTCTTCAGTCTCCAGGGTGGACATTTGCCCGACCATGTCGGTCTGTACCTGGGCGATGGGCGCTTTGCCCACGCGTCGGAGAGCCGCGGCGTCATCTATTCGTCGGTCGGCATTCCGTATTTTCGCGATGCGTACCGAGGGGCACGCCGCGTCATGTAA
- the uvrC gene encoding excinuclease ABC subunit UvrC, translated as MPPHLSLDEKLKVLPDRPGVYLFKNARGEYIYIGKAASLRSRVRSYFRGVPDHPRTARLLDKLADFEILSTDSEIEALILEANLIKEHKPRYNVALKDDKRYPYIKVTTNEPYPRMLVVRRMRKDGARYFGPYTQVRSMRETIKTLGRVFQIRTCNLVIPSPTGRRYRVCLDYYIKRCPGPCEDLIAQAEYRRLIDAACLFLEGKSEQLLRELSQRMEEASERMHFEEAAAWRDKLRAVESVRQKQKVTDGPNVDRDVIGIARADQIVAAVVLQVRDGALIGRQSFQLRAETDDTDAVVLTEFIKQYYLNSPAIPDAVDLPFDCAEPGLIAEWLTREHGRTVTLTLPKRGERAALLEMTQTNARLSLNEFLSQREKTAVRIPDAVYQLQRDLRLATPPRHIAAFDVSNLGATDPVGSMVYFRDAKPLKRNYRKFKIRSVIGQNDFAMMGEIVARYFEQVVESGQEFPDLVLIDGGAGQLKSALMALDALNIADVPAIGLAKRLEQVILPESMDTDGRTLTIPRASPSLRLLQHARDEAHRFALTFQKNRRKKRVLRSELDAIPGVGPARRGQLLSRLGSVEAVRAATEPDLIERGGLDRRTARAVWGFFHQDSAAAAVPASPETD; from the coding sequence ATGCCGCCGCACCTGAGTCTCGATGAAAAGCTCAAGGTCCTGCCGGATCGCCCCGGCGTCTACCTGTTCAAAAATGCCAGGGGCGAATACATCTACATCGGCAAGGCGGCATCGCTGCGCAGCCGCGTGCGCTCGTACTTCCGCGGAGTCCCCGATCATCCCCGCACGGCGCGCCTGTTGGACAAGTTGGCCGATTTCGAGATCCTCTCGACCGATTCGGAAATCGAAGCACTCATCCTCGAAGCCAACCTCATCAAGGAACACAAACCCCGCTACAACGTCGCCCTCAAAGACGACAAGCGCTACCCGTACATCAAAGTCACGACCAACGAGCCGTATCCGCGCATGCTGGTCGTGCGCCGCATGCGCAAAGACGGCGCGCGATACTTCGGACCGTACACGCAGGTCCGCAGCATGCGGGAAACGATCAAGACGCTGGGACGCGTCTTCCAGATTCGCACCTGCAACCTCGTGATTCCGTCACCGACGGGACGCCGGTATCGCGTATGTCTGGATTATTACATCAAGCGCTGTCCCGGGCCGTGCGAGGACTTGATCGCTCAGGCGGAGTATCGCCGGTTGATCGATGCCGCCTGCCTCTTTTTGGAGGGAAAGAGCGAACAATTGCTGCGCGAGCTGTCGCAGCGCATGGAGGAGGCCTCCGAACGAATGCATTTTGAAGAGGCGGCAGCGTGGCGCGACAAGCTGCGCGCGGTCGAATCGGTGCGACAGAAACAGAAGGTCACCGACGGTCCGAATGTCGATCGCGATGTCATCGGCATCGCCCGCGCCGATCAGATCGTCGCAGCGGTCGTCCTGCAGGTACGCGACGGCGCCCTGATCGGCCGCCAGAGCTTTCAATTGCGCGCCGAAACCGACGACACCGATGCCGTCGTGCTCACGGAGTTCATCAAACAGTACTACTTAAACTCGCCCGCGATTCCCGATGCGGTCGATCTGCCCTTCGATTGCGCCGAGCCCGGCCTCATCGCCGAGTGGCTGACACGCGAGCACGGACGCACCGTGACGTTGACGCTCCCCAAACGCGGCGAGCGGGCCGCGCTGCTGGAGATGACCCAGACCAACGCCCGACTTTCCCTTAACGAGTTTCTCTCGCAGCGTGAGAAGACGGCGGTACGCATCCCGGATGCCGTCTACCAATTGCAGCGCGATCTGCGACTGGCCACGCCGCCGCGCCACATTGCCGCATTCGATGTCTCCAACCTCGGCGCCACCGATCCGGTCGGCTCGATGGTGTACTTCCGCGACGCCAAACCCCTGAAGCGCAACTACCGCAAGTTCAAAATCCGCAGCGTCATCGGCCAAAACGACTTTGCCATGATGGGCGAGATCGTCGCGCGCTATTTCGAACAGGTGGTCGAATCGGGACAGGAGTTTCCCGATCTCGTGCTCATCGATGGCGGCGCCGGGCAACTCAAGTCGGCGCTGATGGCGCTGGATGCGCTCAACATTGCCGATGTCCCGGCGATTGGACTGGCGAAGCGCTTGGAACAAGTCATTTTGCCCGAATCGATGGATACCGACGGACGCACGCTGACCATCCCGCGCGCGTCGCCCTCGCTGAGGTTGTTGCAGCATGCGCGCGACGAAGCGCACCGTTTCGCGCTGACATTTCAGAAGAACCGACGCAAGAAGCGCGTCCTGCGCTCCGAGCTGGATGCGATTCCCGGGGTCGGTCCCGCGCGGCGTGGACAACTATTGAGCCGCTTGGGCTCCGTCGAGGCGGTGCGTGCCGCCACGGAACCGGATCTGATCGAAAGGGGCGGACTGGATCGCCGGACCGCGCGCGCCGTCTGGGGGTTTTTCCATCAGGATTCGGCTGCCGCAGCCGTGCCGGCATCTCCCGAAACCGATTGA
- a CDS encoding DNA-3-methyladenine glycosylase, translating into MRPLSPRFYARPTLDVAPDLLGRMLLVNNRGRLCGGRIVETEAYIGENDPACHARHGLTKRTRVMYGPPGHAYVYFTYGNHWMLNFVTEREGFPAAVLIRAIEPLFETAQMQRRRNVSRQRDLTNGPGKLTQALAITGDDNGTALQGPRITVGGHADGSFTIATSGRVGVGDGEGSMYPWRFVIDGNPWVSAYRLGRRSPLGGRRSPLGGRGSSFGDGKTKNRIARV; encoded by the coding sequence ATGAGGCCGTTATCGCCGCGATTCTATGCCAGGCCGACGCTCGATGTCGCGCCCGACCTGCTCGGACGGATGCTCCTGGTCAACAACCGTGGCCGTCTGTGCGGCGGACGCATCGTCGAAACCGAGGCCTACATCGGCGAGAACGATCCCGCCTGCCACGCGCGCCACGGGCTGACTAAACGCACCCGCGTGATGTATGGTCCGCCGGGTCACGCCTATGTGTACTTCACATACGGTAATCACTGGATGCTCAACTTCGTGACCGAACGAGAAGGATTTCCCGCCGCCGTCCTGATCCGCGCGATCGAACCGCTGTTTGAAACAGCGCAGATGCAACGGCGTCGCAATGTGAGCCGCCAACGCGATCTCACCAACGGTCCCGGCAAACTGACACAGGCATTGGCGATCACCGGCGACGACAATGGGACCGCATTGCAGGGTCCGCGCATCACGGTCGGCGGCCATGCCGATGGCTCATTCACAATCGCCACGTCGGGACGCGTCGGTGTTGGCGACGGTGAGGGCAGCATGTATCCATGGCGGTTCGTAATCGACGGCAACCCGTGGGTATCCGCCTACCGGCTCGGCCGAAGGTCCCCTCTTGGGGGCCGAAGGTCCCCTCTTGGGGGCCGAGGGTCCTCTTTTGGGGACGGCAAGACGAAAAACCGCATTGCCCGAGTGTGA